One window of the Pseudochaenichthys georgianus chromosome 21, fPseGeo1.2, whole genome shotgun sequence genome contains the following:
- the LOC117466870 gene encoding germinal-center associated nuclear protein-like: MMLLPAMPLTEQEEQDIPLLSALLQLKQLQQAKGSWHCPLPLAVLVPEPAGGPGDTQEIEEALMLHTLVQEGLISEFAFFFILETTSELQGSKQLSQATRWLLARAPRCSLSPVRPWCSWWRTR; encoded by the exons ATGATGCTGCTCCCCGCCATGCCCCTCACGGAGCAGGAGGAGCAGGACATCCCCCTGCTCTCCGCCCTGCTGCAGCTCAAACAGCTCCAGCAGGCCAAAGGGAGCTGGCACTGCCCGCTGCCTCTGGCCGTCCTGGTGCCAGAGCCGGCCGGGGGCCCCGGGGACACACAGGAAATCGAAGAAG CCCTGATGCTGCACACGCTGGTCCAGGAAGGCCTGATCTCAGAGTTCGCCTTCTTCTTCATACTAGAGACCACCAGTGAGCTGCAGGGATCCAAACAG ctgagccaggcTACACGCTGGCTGCTGGCCCGTGCCCCCCGCTGCtccctctctcctgtcagacccTGGTGCAGCTGGTGGAGGACGCGCTGA